Proteins found in one Rhodobacteraceae bacterium D3-12 genomic segment:
- a CDS encoding transcriptional repressor, translated as MTSKGFTTHDHAHCIDKGVGAAVEYCAREGLKFTPQRRRVLEILLEDHRALGAYEILDRLREEGLGAQPPIAYRALDFLVSHGFAHKIERLNAFTACGHMGQNHAPAFLICRECSTVAETYADPTKGDLGRAAKESGFTIERAVVEAEGLCPKCQDTPE; from the coding sequence ATGACATCCAAGGGCTTTACCACGCATGACCACGCCCATTGCATCGACAAAGGCGTCGGCGCCGCCGTTGAATATTGCGCGCGCGAAGGGTTGAAATTCACCCCGCAACGCCGCCGCGTTCTGGAAATCCTGCTCGAAGATCATCGCGCCCTTGGCGCTTATGAGATCCTTGATCGCCTGCGCGAAGAAGGGCTCGGCGCGCAGCCCCCCATCGCCTACCGTGCGCTTGATTTTCTGGTCAGCCACGGTTTCGCGCACAAGATCGAACGCCTCAACGCCTTCACCGCCTGCGGTCATATGGGCCAGAACCACGCGCCCGCTTTCCTGATCTGCCGCGAATGCTCGACCGTGGCCGAAACCTATGCCGACCCGACCAAAGGCGACCTTGGCCGCGCCGCCAAAGAGAGCGGCTTCACAATCGAACGTGCCGTGGTCGAAGCCGAAGGCCTTTGCCCGAAATGTCAGGACACGCCCGAATGA
- a CDS encoding zinc ABC transporter substrate-binding protein, with the protein MKAGIWASVVWAGAAGMAMADVPNVATDIPPVHSLAARVMAGVGTPDLVVRPGASPHGYALRVSEAKALDRANLVFFVSDGLTPWLEEMVEPLATKAKVIELQTIPNTLTFPFRESAVFAPHGDDKHEGHDHGDHKHEGHDHGDDKHEGHDHGDDKHEGHDHGDDKHEGRDHGDNKHEGHDKHAEGGDGHDGHDHHGHDHSGADPHSWLDPANGKVWMAAMAEELAKLDPDNADAYRKNAKDGIAEIDAAIAKATEILAPVKDAKFVTFHDAYQYYERRFGLRNIGSISMSDARKPGPGRVKEIRDAVRAQGVACVFSEPQFNAGLVNTVFEGSSAKTGLLDPLGVELEQGAALYPALVVALAQEMATCMSPE; encoded by the coding sequence ATGAAAGCGGGAATTTGGGCGAGTGTTGTTTGGGCCGGTGCGGCCGGTATGGCGATGGCAGACGTGCCGAACGTGGCGACGGATATACCGCCCGTACATTCGCTGGCGGCGCGTGTGATGGCCGGTGTTGGCACGCCCGACCTTGTGGTGCGCCCCGGTGCATCGCCGCATGGCTATGCGCTTCGGGTGTCTGAAGCAAAGGCGCTTGATCGAGCGAATTTGGTCTTTTTCGTTAGCGACGGGTTAACGCCGTGGTTGGAAGAAATGGTTGAACCGCTTGCCACCAAGGCGAAGGTCATCGAACTGCAGACTATACCCAATACCTTAACATTTCCTTTTAGGGAGAGTGCGGTCTTTGCTCCGCATGGCGATGACAAGCACGAGGGCCATGACCACGGCGATCACAAGCACGAGGGTCACGACCACGGTGATGACAAGCATGAGGGCCATGACCACGGCGATGACAAGCATGAGGGTCACGACCATGGCGATGACAAGCACGAGGGCCGCGACCACGGTGATAACAAACACGAAGGTCACGACAAACATGCCGAGGGCGGCGACGGCCATGACGGGCATGACCACCACGGGCACGACCATTCGGGCGCGGACCCGCATAGCTGGCTTGACCCGGCCAATGGTAAGGTTTGGATGGCAGCCATGGCCGAAGAGCTGGCCAAGCTGGACCCGGATAATGCCGACGCCTATCGCAAGAATGCCAAGGATGGCATTGCCGAGATCGACGCCGCCATTGCAAAGGCCACTGAAATCCTTGCCCCTGTAAAGGACGCAAAGTTCGTCACGTTCCACGATGCCTATCAGTATTATGAGCGCCGCTTTGGGCTTCGCAATATCGGGTCGATTTCGATGAGCGATGCGCGCAAGCCGGGGCCGGGGCGGGTGAAAGAGATCCGCGATGCCGTTCGCGCCCAAGGTGTGGCCTGTGTCTTTTCCGAGCCGCAATTCAACGCCGGGTTGGTTAACACCGTGTTTGAGGGCAGCAGCGCCAAAACCGGCTTGCTTGACCCGCTTGGGGTAGAGCTGGAACAGGGGGCGGCGCTTTACCCGGCGCTGGTCGTGGCGCTGGCGCAGGAAATGGCGACCTGTATGTCGCCCGAGTGA